ACTCGACCCTCATGCAGGAACGGCATTGCGATACGGGCCTGCCGGTCGGCGCGAACGAGTGCTGCACACGAGGCCAGCACATCCGACACTGACAGCGTCGCCCCGTCGATGGCCTCCGGGTCGTACGCCGGTAGTTCCAGTGCATGCGCGAAGACCGTGGTCACCGTGCCCGCGAGTCCGACGAGGGTGGCAACCTGGTCGAATCCGACGACGTCCTGAGCCCTGTCCAGGGCAGCGTCGATGTCACGGGTTGCGGCAGCGATCTGGTCGGCCGTGGGCGGGTCGGCGCTCAGATGCCGCTCCCTGAGTCGTACCGAACCGATATCGGTCGAGAGCGCCGCCTGCACCGAGCGCGACCCTCGGACGAACTCAGTCGATCCGCCACCGAGATCCACGACGAGGTAGGGGGCCGCGACATCTGCCGCGAGCAGCGCACCGGTCGCTCCCCGGAAGCTGAGCTGCGCCTCCACGTCGCCCGGTACCACTTCGGGAGACACTCCCCACCTCGCGAAAGCCTCCCGGACACCTGCCGTGAATTCATCGGCGTTCGCGGCGTCCCTGGAGGCGGACGTGGCCACGAACCGGATCCGTTCAACGCCGAGCAGCAGACACTGCGCGGCATATTCTTGTGCCGCGTCCAGGGTCCGCTGCATCGCGTCGGGGGCAATTCGACCGGTGGCGTCGATGCCCTGGCCCAGTCGGACGAACTGCATACGTCGCACGACATCGTGCAGGCCGCCGGTGCCAGCACCGGGCACGCGCTCGGAACTGTCGGCGATCAATAGTCGAATGGTGTTGGTGCCGCAGTCGATCGCCGCAATACGGGTCATCGGGTTACTCCCCTGACGGGGCGCAACAGCCCGCAGACCACCACTGGGGTAGGGCAGCGAGCGCCTCATCCCCCAGTGGATTGACACCCGGTCCAGCGGCGAGCGAGTGGGCGACGAGCACGTGCAGACATTTTACCCGGGTCGGCATACCACCGGCTGAAACCCCGGCGATCTCCTCGACCTGCCCCAACTGAGCGCGTCGGCGCAGGTAGTCCTCGTGAGCCCGCTGATGACCGGCCGCCAGTTCTTCGTCCTGCCCGAGGCGCTCGGTCATCTCCCGCATCATGCCCTGCGACTCCAAGGTACTGATGGCGCCGGTCAACCGTGGGCAGGTCGCGTAGAAGGTCGTCGGGAAGGGGCTACCGTCCGGCAACCGGGGACTCGTGGCCACGACCGTCGGACAACCGCAGGGACAACGTGCCGCAACGCTGAGAGCGCCGCGCGGCACCCGCCCGAGCTGGTGCTCGATGGCGACCAGATCAGCGCCGTCGATCGAGGTCGGCACGTCGCCGTCCGGGGTCGACATCACCGGGGTGGGGTGCGAACCAGGGACTGCCACAGCTGGCCGTACCACGGGTGTGCCCCAGAACCGGTCGCCGCTTCGACCGCTGCAGAACCACCGGTCTTCGACGGTGTG
This portion of the Dermatophilaceae bacterium Sec6.4 genome encodes:
- a CDS encoding exopolyphosphatase; this encodes MTRIAAIDCGTNTIRLLIADSSERVPGAGTGGLHDVVRRMQFVRLGQGIDATGRIAPDAMQRTLDAAQEYAAQCLLLGVERIRFVATSASRDAANADEFTAGVREAFARWGVSPEVVPGDVEAQLSFRGATGALLAADVAAPYLVVDLGGGSTEFVRGSRSVQAALSTDIGSVRLRERHLSADPPTADQIAAATRDIDAALDRAQDVVGFDQVATLVGLAGTVTTVFAHALELPAYDPEAIDGATLSVSDVLASCAALVRADRQARIAMPFLHEGRVDVIAAGALIWSRVVSRVAQRAGITQVRASEADILDGIAQSVLDRP
- a CDS encoding DUF501 domain-containing protein codes for the protein MSTPDGDVPTSIDGADLVAIEHQLGRVPRGALSVAARCPCGCPTVVATSPRLPDGSPFPTTFYATCPRLTGAISTLESQGMMREMTERLGQDEELAAGHQRAHEDYLRRRAQLGQVEEIAGVSAGGMPTRVKCLHVLVAHSLAAGPGVNPLGDEALAALPQWWSAGCCAPSGE